GAAGTGAGAGTGTGTACTTAAGATTCATTGTCCCAAGACTTTATGAGGTATTAATGCCTATGActcaattttatcaactaGGGAAGTCAATAAAAGCATATTAGTACAAGTGGAAATTTGTCTATGAAACAATTTTGACAGTAGCAGCACACTCTAATGACCatctttttgtctttaaaCTATACGGAAACCTGGGGTCCATTGCAACATACAAATTCAGAGGATAAACTAAATACAATGATTCACAGAAGATACgggaaaaaaaggataaacaGAATTGGAATATGAGGAAACAACTATAATCCGGCATAAccccaagaagaaaaaatgccATTATTAAGCATACCAAATCTGCAGCAGCCTGCAAAGTGACGTGATCACCCCATTCACCACTCCTATATTCATCCACATAACGGCAAATGGTCAATGTTTTGCAAAAAAGAGAAGGATAAAGCCAATAAGCATAGATTAGGGAAATACTTGGACATCTTCTCCAAATAGTCACCATAAGCCATGGGAACATATCCTTCATATATATCTGGATTAGACTTCAACTGATAATTCAAGATATGGTAACACAAGAAACGCCACAACTCTGGTAAGTCAAATTGATTAAACCCAAATATCCAAATTAAGCTTATAAGAACCAAAATGAGCAAAACTTTAATGCAGTAATCAACAGCCAACCTGAGCTACAATTTGCTGTCTCACAAATTCATGGTGCTCAGCAGTTCGATAAATTTGATCGGATAAAGCGCGAAACTGGTAACATTATGGAGTTAATAAGATGTGTATAAATGATCTTAAGCACCACATTGAATATCTAGTGAGATGTAATGAACTCTTAACCACAGTCCAGATATGCCAACGAACTGTCAGCTACaatgagttaaattaaaatttatgtcaaGCACGCCAAGGCATACAGTCGAAGCTGAGAAATTTAACCTGGCAGTTACCATCTCCTTGAACTTTATGCTCAACCAAATCATACACCTGCAATctatagggaaaaaaaaataaaaaatggctACACCACACATTTTAGACATAATAACAAAAGTAGATTCATTATTATGCAACATCATGATGGCTAGATGCAAGAAAGATCTAGCAATCAGAAAGAacatagaaataaaaagtttcaTTTCTCGAAATAGCAATACCTCTCTAGTAACCTTTGATGGTCTAAAGTTGCTTCGTCAATTGATGGTATTTCTCCATTAATTCTAGGAACATGCTGcagaaaacaaataagaaattacGAAGTATGGAACATAGCCCAGCTTGAGGATgcaataaagaagaaaataagttATGCAAGCACAGCCAAACCTAGTTGGCATGCACTCAATGCAGGTACCATTTATCATCATTTGTGAGGTTTAGAAAGACTTGTTATCTTTATCCACAGTGAAAACAGTAATTTGAGTTTTCAATATGGAGATAAGTATCTAACGTTCTACACAAGTAAGTCACTAAAGTTGGTAAAAAATATGGAAAGTCTCCATATGGGAATCTGAAGTTCTGCGCTCCAAAAGAGAATGTCATGTCGACTCTGAAcaagaataaagaataaatctGATAATGAATCACACATAGTAATGTGATATAGATGCAAAACTTACAGGGACAGGAACCATCTGATTTAACCTTTTCCCTACTTCACCATCAAGCGCATACTCATCTGTTAGCTCTTGCGGATATGACCATTCCTCCCCACAGTATGACTCTTCCTCGTGGCTCGAACATAAACTAGAAGGTTGTGTATCGTCTGCCTCTTCCTGACCAGTCTCCTGCCCTACAAGTTATGAACATCGTAAGCATAGTATTCAAAAGCTACAAACCTGCTAATTATGAATATGATCAATTTgtcaatattatatatagCACTTACCAGAATAATAGCCTCCCACAGAGTGATTAACCCAACCATGTTGAAAAACAGGTCCTTGCAAATTCTCTTCAGTCTCGTGAGGAGACTCAGATGCTTCTGAAACTGCAAGTTGTGATAGTTCCTCTTGAAGAGCATGAGCAATGAGCTCATCACTTTCTACATCACAAGATTCAGTATCATAATGATCTTCCTTGAAATGCTGTCCATAATAGTAACTCTCATCATCTGGTGTAACAGTATTGGTATACCCACAATTTAAATATGGATCACTTTCAAACAGTTGGAGACCCCACTGAAGAACATCAGAATCTTGCTCAAATGTAATCATTTGTGGTGTTTAAAATCTTGACCAAATATGAGTCCGTTTGCAGTATAGCGATGTCTGACCACAAAAGCAATACTGGTGTTCActataaagaaaaatgcttttaattaattgaagacAGTGCAAAGTCCACTATAAGCTGTACAATTGCTACTTTTCCATCCCAATCTATCATTGGAAACCATAGAATATTCATCCTACAAGATCAAGAACGTCACATTAAATGGAACTGCATAATcaaatatttccttttttggCCATGAAATTCCAAGTCCTCAGGTGAAATGTGGCAATTATAATtcaacattattataaaatagataTTCGTGTTACGATGCCATAAATACTTCATTCTTAAAAGcaaggataaaaataaatatacaatttgGATAAGAGTTTTTACAAACAAATTTCgaatacaattttaaaactaatttaaaaactaaaaacattaaaaaatggtttccttatttttatatcatggAAATTTGAACTGTTTGGTCAAACATTGTTAATATGATAAACCTGGAGGCCCGAGGCCGTaggcaaataaaaaaatcaattaacatTATGCAAATTATTCTTGTAAAACGCACATTTACTtaacaactaattaattttttttttttttttttaaaaaaaaagaactgcTCAAAGTAACCACAATCTAAATTTCACATTGGATAAATAGGTTGAATAAGCACTGAATTCAGATGCTATGCAAGCATTAAACATCAATCGACATTCAAGAAAAAGTAAtctgaaaattaaaacaaaaactaatttGCGAAACTTGAACCATGGTATTTTAGATCATTCGATCCAGAACacagaaaatgagaaaatcaacaagtaaaaaaaaaaaaagaaaaaaaaagaggaattAAGTGACAGAACTTCTATTGATGCAGGATTCAGATAAAGTAACGTACCTGAGAATTTAGTGAATATGatgaataaatttagttgtacCTACGTTTTATGTTTAGGTGCATGAGTGAGTGACGACTAGTGTGAACGTGAAGGAGAAAGCGCCATCGAGACGCCACGCAGAATGTGAGCAAATGTGAATGCTTACAATTGCTAAGAGCcaaaacaagaacaagaaaacaaataataataataatgattaatttaaatagagtttGACGGACGTCACGATGCTAGTGAGTGAAGTGCTTGATTCCGACAGAAAGTAGGATTTGATCGGGAAAGTGAGAGTGACAGTAAAAGGACGTTACTCGACGGCGAAAGCATCTTCCGTTAAGTGGCTCTGTCGCAACTCGCAAGTGAGCTTCcctgataaaataataattatgtaattatgtttattttttttataactttgaagatatattaaaatgaaaaaaataaaagtcacaaaagtattttaaagaaaaggtCAAGTGATAAAACAGACAGCCCAAGCAtcttcaaatcattttttacaCGTCATAAATGTAGGTTTTTTTAAACTCAATATGTCATAAATTGAATTATGCTTATTGCTTGTTTGATATGACTTATATAATAGAtataagtgtttatttaatcatatatactttttaaaaaacttttattgGTGTTTTTTAGTAGAATTTTTTaggtttaaataaattaatttgtctcTACtaacaaaaactcaaaatttaaattttcaataatagaGATCATAGAGCTTTTccaaaatatatgtaatatcAAAACTCTAagaatatttcattaattacataagacccttatttatatacaaaacctacacaataaaaattattgccaccatttaataaaaaaataattgcagccacttcacttttttttttttttaatgagattGCTGCCACTTTACTTCATAAATACAAAACCATGCACTATTGCCACCATCTTCTTCTCATGCACAATTAacatttcaattatattattgattaacattttaatttgtatagtattatttgtttgaaagAATACATTATTGATGTGTTTTTAGTTTGAGAAATTATTCACCGACCACCTGTTCTTTCcgatgttttaaaaaatacacatatcttattttttttgattGATTTCCACTagaagttatatttttttgcacTTTTCTACTTCCGTTTGCATTATGTTATAACCTTATTGATGTTataggggtaaaattgtcatttcacCTACATAACAAAAATCAACGTCATTTAAACGCGgtagaaagaggaaaaaaattccAGATTATCTTGTTTAACTTATTATCTAATGTCTAAATtgcaaagaaaaattgaagttatttatttattttttcatttacttagggtgaaatagtaattttacaTGAAGGGggtaaaatagttattttgttAACTTCTCTCGCGGAATTTAGATGGCAGTGAAAAAATGATACATTTTGTAACTTCACATGGAAatcagccaaaaaaaaatgagtattttttgaaaaaaaaatcgaaaaaacAAGTGCTTGGTGGATAATTGCCGTTTTAGTTTTAAACATTAAAGAAATGgttcaactaatttttttcttattaattgataGCTTGGATGCATTTGGTTACAAGTTGTATAATTATGAATCAAACTTTTTTACATAttctttttagtaatttaattagccaaaaatgtttttaattttatagaaCAAAACAGTCTAGCGGTTTAAAagaacttttttaattaacaacaTAAATACACAGTAGCTTTTTGTCAAAAACTCTAATGATATAAGCTTCACTCTTGTAAGCTTTATTCAATAAGTTGTACCGAACGAAGCTTTCGCCACATAAACCGAACAATAAGAagtcaataaaataatgtgataaaatatgtaattctgtttctttcttatataatttcattttgtaaagCATAATTgactccaaaaaatatttaatcccattatcctaaaatttaatttcaaaaagt
This window of the Citrus sinensis cultivar Valencia sweet orange chromosome 8, DVS_A1.0, whole genome shotgun sequence genome carries:
- the LOC102615448 gene encoding OVARIAN TUMOR DOMAIN-containing deubiquitinating enzyme 12-like, whose translation is MITFEQDSDVLQWGLQLFESDPYLNCGYTNTVTPDDESYYYGQHFKEDHYDTESCDVESDELIAHALQEELSQLAVSEASESPHETEENLQGPVFQHGWVNHSVGGYYSGQETGQEEADDTQPSSLCSSHEEESYCGEEWSYPQELTDEYALDGEVGKRLNQMVPVPHVPRINGEIPSIDEATLDHQRLLERLQVYDLVEHKVQGDGNCQFRALSDQIYRTAEHHEFVRQQIVAQLKSNPDIYEGYVPMAYGDYLEKMSKSGEWGDHVTLQAAADLYGVKIFVITSFKDTCYIEILPNVERSIRVIYLSFWAEVHYNSIYPAGDVPTFETKKKKRWRLFRNKQMESPDECQ